The sequence TTAGGTCTTAGGTCTTAGGTCTTAGGTCTTAGGTCTTAGGTCTTAGGTCTTAGGTCTTAGGTCTTAGGTCTTAGGTCTTAGGTCTTAGGTCTTAGGTCTTAGGTCTTAGGTCTTAGGTCTTAGGTCTTAGGTCTTATATTGGCAGACATGGAAGACCGGTCAACCAAAATCAAAGACCAAAGTCCAAAGTCCAAAGACCGAATTGCAGCCATCATTCTGGCCGCCGGCCGCTCGCGCCGGATGGGCAAATTCAAACCGCTTCTTCCTTTTGGCCACCAGACTGTAATTGAGTCCTGCGTCAGCAACCTGCGCGCAGCAAGCGTCGCTGAGATCGTTGTCGTGCTTGGACATTCCGCTGAAGCGGTGCGTTATCAACTTAGCGCGGCTTCAGTGGCGTTCGTCACCAATCCGAATCCCGACAGTGAAATGAGTGCTTCGATTGTGCTCGGCGTCGATGCCCTCTCCGACATGGCGCGAGCCGTGTTGATTACGCCGGCTGACCATCCTGCCATTCATCCCGACACGATCAGACTGTTGATGGAAAAATGGCGCGGCGGCGCCCAGCTCATCCAGCCTGAGTTCCAGGGGAAAGGCGGACATCCGGTGTTAATCGACCTCAGCTATCGCGACGAACTGAAGCGCCTTGATTCCGGCGCCGGCCTGCGCGGCTTCTTCAACAAACATCGAGCGGACGTGCTTCGGCTGCCCGTCGATTCGCCCTTTGTTGCGCGGGACATGGACACGTGGGAAGATTACTCCGCCTTGCACACGGACTTTTTTGGCCGAAAGCCTGAGGAAATCACGGACCTTAATGAGCCAACCAACGGCAAACCGAAACGCCTCATCTAAGTCCCTGTCAGCCGTCCCGGGCGACGGCGGAGGAAAGAAGATGTTAACCATCACCCGAAAGGCCACCGCTATTGCGGTGTTTATTTTTGCGCTGAGTTTCGCGCCGGCAACCGTCGCGCAGGGCGGCGTCGAGTTTTCGATGCGGGCCATTGACGGCGAGTCCGTCACCTCCCAGAGCTTGCGCGGCGAAGTCGCGGTCCTGGCCTTCGGCGCCTCATGGTTGCCTTTGACTCGCACACAACTGGAAGGCGTGAAGAAGCTTGCGGATCAATACGCCGGAAAAGGCGTCGCCGTTTATTGGGTGAGTGTTGATTCGGACAATCCCAAATCAAAGAACTACGTTCCCGATGACCAACTGCGCGATCTCGCGCGCAAATACAAAGTCACAATCCTGCGCGATCCCGACGGCGTCGCCTCGCGAAAAATGAACGTCGATCAGCTGCCGTCGGTCGTCATTCTCGACAAACAAGGAAACGTGGCGGCCTCAATGGGCGGCATGGATCCTAATGCCAACTTGACAACACAACTCGCGGCGCGGTTGGATAAGATTC is a genomic window of Pyrinomonadaceae bacterium containing:
- a CDS encoding TlpA disulfide reductase family protein; its protein translation is MLTITRKATAIAVFIFALSFAPATVAQGGVEFSMRAIDGESVTSQSLRGEVAVLAFGASWLPLTRTQLEGVKKLADQYAGKGVAVYWVSVDSDNPKSKNYVPDDQLRDLARKYKVTILRDPDGVASRKMNVDQLPSVVILDKQGNVAASMGGMDPNANLTTQLAARLDKIL
- a CDS encoding nucleotidyltransferase family protein, which codes for MEDRSTKIKDQSPKSKDRIAAIILAAGRSRRMGKFKPLLPFGHQTVIESCVSNLRAASVAEIVVVLGHSAEAVRYQLSAASVAFVTNPNPDSEMSASIVLGVDALSDMARAVLITPADHPAIHPDTIRLLMEKWRGGAQLIQPEFQGKGGHPVLIDLSYRDELKRLDSGAGLRGFFNKHRADVLRLPVDSPFVARDMDTWEDYSALHTDFFGRKPEEITDLNEPTNGKPKRLI